A DNA window from Drosophila sechellia strain sech25 chromosome X, ASM438219v1, whole genome shotgun sequence contains the following coding sequences:
- the LOC116802277 gene encoding double-stranded RNA-specific editase 1-like isoform X2 — MEGKLRPLTANNKPFVFGGIYNPNATVKPLIQMPLQAVNVQEQQSPPVASYPTPATPVAVQQPSTPVPVQVPNSSVQQQNPDADAIASKLALPVIIKEEPISVDDEPSVDIIEDNTSASGIGGKIPFKKIFQKRKKSSERTRDKKLRRNRQLRKSMLPKNALMALNKVKGVTISDFTIDINTDGGFTAVVTVNSTQYVGKGTSKMTAKNAACEKAWRDFIIAKMTPKPPRIHQVEIGAEPIDTNEDEADAPDDDLPMLNLASFAIYKLFTEWEREGYVVPEMHPSANAAQQAGGDAGTPVPAAPKEPKKPPVRTELPSGWETMHPATILCIMRPGLSYSDYGSSGDNTTGMQHLGITVDNQEFHAHGRSKKIARLNVAVKVCNSLFGTNFAYGDTA; from the exons ATGGAGGGAAAACTTCGTCCACTCAcggcaaacaacaagccatttgtctttggaggcatttac AATCCCAATGCCACCGTCAAGCCTTTGATCCAAATGCCGTTGCAGGCCGTCAatgtccaggagcagcagtctcCTCCGGTGGCTTCATATCCGACACCGGCCACTCCGGTGGCTGTTCAGCAGCCATCGACTCCTGTCCCCGTTCAAGTGCCGAACTCGTCCGTCCAACAGCAAAATCCGGATGCGGACGCCATCGCCTCGAAGCTGGCCTTGCCAGTTATCATCAAGGAGGAGCCGATCTCTGTCGACGATGAACCGTCCGTCGACATTATAGAGGACAATACCAGTGCCAGCGGCATCGGGGGCAAGatcccatttaaaaagatcttCCAAAAGCGGAAGAAGTCGTCTG AACGCACTCGGGACAAGAAGCTGCGACGGAATCGCCAGCTGCGCAAGTCCATGCTCCCCAAAAACGCTCTGATGGCCCTCAACAAGGTTAAGGGCGTGACCATCAGCGATTTCACCATCGACATCAATACCGACGGGGGATTCACGGCCGTTGTCACTGTGAACTCGACTCAGTACGTGGGCAAGGGTACCTCAAAGATGACAGCCAAGAACGCGGCCTGCGAGAAGGCTTGGCgcgattttataattgcgaaGATGACGCCTAAGCCTCCCCGTATTCACCAGGTGGAGATAGGTGCGGAGCCAATAGACACTAACGAGGATGAGGCCGATGCACCGGATGATGATCTGCCCATGTTGAATCTGGCTTCGTTTGCCATCTACAAGCTGTTCACGGAGTGGGAGCGCGAGGGCTATGTCGTACCCGAGATGCACCCTTCGGCCAATGCTGCCCAGCAGGCCGGAGGGGATGCCGGAACTCCAGTTCCCGCCGCGCCGAAGGAACCAAAGAAGCCGCCAGTGCGTACGGAGCTACCCTCTGGCTGGGAGACCATGCACCCGGCGACCATTCTTTGCATT ATGCGCCCGGGACTCAGCTACTCGGACTACGGGTCATCTGGCGACAATACCACCGGCATGCAGCATCTGGGAATCACGGTGGACAACCAGGAATTCCACGCCCACGGCAGATCCAAGAAGATCGCCCGTCTCAACGTGGCCGTGAAAGTGTGCAACTCTCTGTTCGGCACAAACTTCGCCTACGGCGACACCGCTTAA
- the LOC116802277 gene encoding double-stranded RNA-specific editase 1-like isoform X3 gives MPLQAVNVQEQQSPPVASYPTPATPVAVQQPSTPVPVQVPNSSVQQQNPDADAIASKLALPVIIKEEPISVDDEPSVDIIEDNTSASGIGGKIPFKKIFQKRKKSSERTRDKKLRRNRQLRKSMLPKNALMALNKVKGVTISDFTIDINTDGGFTAVVTVNSTQYVGKGTSKMTAKNAACEKAWRDFIIAKMTPKPPRIHQVEIGAEPIDTNEDEADAPDDDLPMLNLASFAIYKLFTEWEREGYVVPEMHPSANAAQQAGGDAGTPVPAAPKEPKKPPVRTELPSGWETMHPATILCIMRPGLSYSDYGSSGDNTTGMQHLGITVDNQEFHAHGRSKKIARLNVAVKVCNSLFGTNFAYGDTA, from the exons ATGCCGTTGCAGGCCGTCAatgtccaggagcagcagtctcCTCCGGTGGCTTCATATCCGACACCGGCCACTCCGGTGGCTGTTCAGCAGCCATCGACTCCTGTCCCCGTTCAAGTGCCGAACTCGTCCGTCCAACAGCAAAATCCGGATGCGGACGCCATCGCCTCGAAGCTGGCCTTGCCAGTTATCATCAAGGAGGAGCCGATCTCTGTCGACGATGAACCGTCCGTCGACATTATAGAGGACAATACCAGTGCCAGCGGCATCGGGGGCAAGatcccatttaaaaagatcttCCAAAAGCGGAAGAAGTCGTCTG AACGCACTCGGGACAAGAAGCTGCGACGGAATCGCCAGCTGCGCAAGTCCATGCTCCCCAAAAACGCTCTGATGGCCCTCAACAAGGTTAAGGGCGTGACCATCAGCGATTTCACCATCGACATCAATACCGACGGGGGATTCACGGCCGTTGTCACTGTGAACTCGACTCAGTACGTGGGCAAGGGTACCTCAAAGATGACAGCCAAGAACGCGGCCTGCGAGAAGGCTTGGCgcgattttataattgcgaaGATGACGCCTAAGCCTCCCCGTATTCACCAGGTGGAGATAGGTGCGGAGCCAATAGACACTAACGAGGATGAGGCCGATGCACCGGATGATGATCTGCCCATGTTGAATCTGGCTTCGTTTGCCATCTACAAGCTGTTCACGGAGTGGGAGCGCGAGGGCTATGTCGTACCCGAGATGCACCCTTCGGCCAATGCTGCCCAGCAGGCCGGAGGGGATGCCGGAACTCCAGTTCCCGCCGCGCCGAAGGAACCAAAGAAGCCGCCAGTGCGTACGGAGCTACCCTCTGGCTGGGAGACCATGCACCCGGCGACCATTCTTTGCATT ATGCGCCCGGGACTCAGCTACTCGGACTACGGGTCATCTGGCGACAATACCACCGGCATGCAGCATCTGGGAATCACGGTGGACAACCAGGAATTCCACGCCCACGGCAGATCCAAGAAGATCGCCCGTCTCAACGTGGCCGTGAAAGTGTGCAACTCTCTGTTCGGCACAAACTTCGCCTACGGCGACACCGCTTAA
- the LOC116802280 gene encoding uncharacterized protein LOC116802280, translating into MPHLIKRLFHVQKYADCSKLVLVGCVTYLRQFHQAGCIPCEGPFRMITFWDFLYRMAKEGRALHDPSPQLRIERKLVARNHIDNRHNEIRLRFQEKSTTHITDKEQVDLCACVLEYLQTTTRALRYVRRISTVGELS; encoded by the exons atgccacaccttatcAAACGCTTGTTTCACGTCCAAAAATACGCCGACTGTTCAAAGCTAGTTCTTGTGGGATGTGTTACCTACctccggcagttccatcaagcGG GATGTATTCCCTGTGAGGGGCCATTCAGGATGATAACTTTTTGGGATTTTCTGTATAGAATGGCCAAGGAAGGACGGGCATTACATGATCCTTCACCACAGTTGAGGATCGAGCGAAAGCTCGTAGCACGCAATCATATCGATAATCGTCACAATGAAATAAGGCTGAGATTCCAGGAAAAGAGCACCACCCACATAACCGACAAGGAGCAGGTGGACCTTTGCGCGTGCGTCTTGGAATATCTTCAAACAACCACACGAGCCTTACGCTATGTTCGTCGGATTTCAACGGTTGGCGAGCTCAGTTAG
- the LOC116802277 gene encoding double-stranded RNA-specific editase 1-like isoform X1 yields the protein MVSVGQRVAFLSTHWTSPLPLLTNRLTLSQTQNPNATVKPLIQMPLQAVNVQEQQSPPVASYPTPATPVAVQQPSTPVPVQVPNSSVQQQNPDADAIASKLALPVIIKEEPISVDDEPSVDIIEDNTSASGIGGKIPFKKIFQKRKKSSERTRDKKLRRNRQLRKSMLPKNALMALNKVKGVTISDFTIDINTDGGFTAVVTVNSTQYVGKGTSKMTAKNAACEKAWRDFIIAKMTPKPPRIHQVEIGAEPIDTNEDEADAPDDDLPMLNLASFAIYKLFTEWEREGYVVPEMHPSANAAQQAGGDAGTPVPAAPKEPKKPPVRTELPSGWETMHPATILCIMRPGLSYSDYGSSGDNTTGMQHLGITVDNQEFHAHGRSKKIARLNVAVKVCNSLFGTNFAYGDTA from the exons ATGGTTTCCGTTGGCCAGCGAGTCGCTTTTCTGTCGACCCACTGGACCAGCCCGTTGCCTTTGCTAACTAATCGGTTAACTCTTTCGCAAACGCAGAATCCCAATGCCACCGTCAAGCCTTTGATCCAAATGCCGTTGCAGGCCGTCAatgtccaggagcagcagtctcCTCCGGTGGCTTCATATCCGACACCGGCCACTCCGGTGGCTGTTCAGCAGCCATCGACTCCTGTCCCCGTTCAAGTGCCGAACTCGTCCGTCCAACAGCAAAATCCGGATGCGGACGCCATCGCCTCGAAGCTGGCCTTGCCAGTTATCATCAAGGAGGAGCCGATCTCTGTCGACGATGAACCGTCCGTCGACATTATAGAGGACAATACCAGTGCCAGCGGCATCGGGGGCAAGatcccatttaaaaagatcttCCAAAAGCGGAAGAAGTCGTCTG AACGCACTCGGGACAAGAAGCTGCGACGGAATCGCCAGCTGCGCAAGTCCATGCTCCCCAAAAACGCTCTGATGGCCCTCAACAAGGTTAAGGGCGTGACCATCAGCGATTTCACCATCGACATCAATACCGACGGGGGATTCACGGCCGTTGTCACTGTGAACTCGACTCAGTACGTGGGCAAGGGTACCTCAAAGATGACAGCCAAGAACGCGGCCTGCGAGAAGGCTTGGCgcgattttataattgcgaaGATGACGCCTAAGCCTCCCCGTATTCACCAGGTGGAGATAGGTGCGGAGCCAATAGACACTAACGAGGATGAGGCCGATGCACCGGATGATGATCTGCCCATGTTGAATCTGGCTTCGTTTGCCATCTACAAGCTGTTCACGGAGTGGGAGCGCGAGGGCTATGTCGTACCCGAGATGCACCCTTCGGCCAATGCTGCCCAGCAGGCCGGAGGGGATGCCGGAACTCCAGTTCCCGCCGCGCCGAAGGAACCAAAGAAGCCGCCAGTGCGTACGGAGCTACCCTCTGGCTGGGAGACCATGCACCCGGCGACCATTCTTTGCATT ATGCGCCCGGGACTCAGCTACTCGGACTACGGGTCATCTGGCGACAATACCACCGGCATGCAGCATCTGGGAATCACGGTGGACAACCAGGAATTCCACGCCCACGGCAGATCCAAGAAGATCGCCCGTCTCAACGTGGCCGTGAAAGTGTGCAACTCTCTGTTCGGCACAAACTTCGCCTACGGCGACACCGCTTAA